A region of Rhodoferax potami DNA encodes the following proteins:
- a CDS encoding substrate-binding domain-containing protein: MQISASPSHAPAGSTLKAISSMATRQVLTELAEAYESATGVHLALESVGGVDAAKRVQAGEVFDIVFLASDAIEKLLAAGHLVAGSRVDLVHSGVAVAVKEGAAAPDIGSEAAARAAVLAAPTLSYSTGPSGVALAKLFERWGIADEIQSRIVQAPPGVPVGTLVARGEVALGFQQLSELIHVQGIHIVGPLPADIQITTTFSAGLGAHSSQAAAVRALLDYMASPQAAAAKLRQGMEPA, encoded by the coding sequence ATGCAAATCTCTGCCTCGCCCTCCCACGCCCCTGCTGGATCGACCTTGAAAGCCATCTCTTCCATGGCCACGCGCCAGGTGTTGACCGAGCTGGCTGAGGCCTATGAATCGGCCACCGGCGTACACCTCGCGCTGGAGTCGGTGGGCGGAGTAGACGCCGCCAAGCGGGTGCAAGCGGGCGAGGTGTTTGACATCGTGTTTCTCGCGTCGGACGCCATCGAGAAGCTGTTGGCGGCAGGCCACCTCGTGGCCGGTAGCCGGGTTGACTTGGTGCATTCCGGCGTGGCCGTCGCGGTGAAAGAGGGTGCTGCGGCGCCCGACATCGGCTCGGAAGCTGCTGCGCGTGCAGCCGTGCTGGCCGCACCGACTCTGAGCTACTCCACCGGTCCGAGCGGCGTGGCGCTGGCCAAACTGTTTGAGCGCTGGGGCATTGCCGACGAGATTCAAAGCCGCATCGTGCAAGCGCCCCCCGGCGTGCCGGTGGGCACGCTGGTAGCGCGGGGCGAAGTGGCGTTGGGCTTTCAGCAGCTCAGCGAGCTGATTCACGTGCAAGGTATCCACATCGTTGGGCCGCTGCCCGCTGACATCCAAATTACCACCACCTTTTCTGCGGGGCTCGGCGCCCATAGCAGCCAAGCCGCCGCAGTGCGCGCGCTGCTGGACTACATGGCATCCCCCCAAGCCGCCGCCGCCAAGCTGCGCCAGGGCATGGAGCCCGCTTAA